One Heyndrickxia oleronia genomic window, CTGCCAACTTTACATTTAATATAAATAATGCAATATATATCCCTGTTATATAAATAGTACTTGTAAAGAAAGTAGCTAGAACGGTCACATACAATTCTCGAATCGCCTCTGTATCATTTGTTATGCGGGATACTACTTTTCCTGCGGGTAAATTATCGAAATAACGAATAGGCAATTTTTGAATATGTGCAAAAATATCTGTGCGCATCCTTTGAATGATCCGATTAGCTGCCTTTTGTAAATAATAATGCTGACCATATTGAAATAATGAAGCACATAATAAAAGTCCAAAGTAGAACAAAATCAGACGAATAATACGTGGAATTTCAGGCTGATAAAATTCCAATAACTGTGTAGTAGATATTTTTTTAGCTGTTAATGTTTGAATAGAATCCCCCTGTTTAATTGTTATTTTTCCTTTATGATAGGATCTTTCTCCATCCATTTGAATGGCTCCATTAATAAAATAAAAGCCTTTTCCCACTTGGATAATACGTACCTCTTTTCCTTTCTGCTCATCCGTACGGAAATATTGAGATCTTTTATAGTATTTACCCTCATACAAAACCGCATCTTTTCCTTTGACGGTTTCAAACCATGGGGATTCTATCCCTAAAACATGGCTATCAATCATCTTCTTTGCAATAAAAGGACCAGTTAACTCTGCACCTACTGAAAATGTAAGCATAAGTAAAGCAATAAGTATAAACTTTTTATATTCCATCGCATATTTAACTAATTTTTTGCCAACCTTCATCGTAACACCTCCTGACTATCTGAAGCTTCTAGCTGCTGACGTTGAAATTGTTCTAAATACCAACCTTCCTCTCGAATTAATGTCTCATGTGTTCCCTCCTGTAAAATTGCCCCGTCATCTAATACTAGAATCCAATCTGCATGTTCTACTCCAGATAGACGATGAGTTGTAATAATTGTCGTTTTCCCCTTTCGTTCCCGTTGAATATTTTCAATAATCCTAGTTTCCGTTTTAGCATCAACGGCAGATAGGGAATCATCTAAAATTAAAATCTCTGGATTTTTAATTAATGCACGGGCGATAGAGATTCTTTGCTTTTGCCCTCCGGAAAGAGCAACTCCCTTTTCCCCTACTAAGGTTTCTAATCCCTCTGGTAAAAGCTCTAGATCTTTTCTAAAAGATGCAAGATCAATTGCCTTCTGAATATCGTATTCCTTAGCATCTGGATGACCAAATAAAATATTTTCCCTAATTGTACGAGAAAAAAGAACATGATCCTGTGGTACATAGCCAATCCAATCGCGTACTTGTTCCTTTGTTTGATCACTAATATCCACTCCAGAAAGCGCAAAGCTACCTGAACCCTTTTCATATTCTCGGAGAAGTTGTTTAACAAAGGTTGTTTTCCCGCTTCCCGTTTTTCCCACGATTCCTAAAGTCTTTCCTCTTTTTAAATCTACATGAATATTCTTTAAATTCTCCACAGAGGAAGAAGGATATTGAAAATTATATTCGTGAAATTGTAGCCTATTCGGTTGATTAACCTGTACTGGTTTCTCTGGATTTTTAACATCCTCAGATGCACTTAGCGTTTCCTCTACGCGATCCAATGATGCGCTTCCTCGCTGCATGAGGTTCATTAATTCCCCAATGGCAAACATTGGCCAAATCAGCATACCTAGGTAAACATTAAAGGATACTAAATCTCCTAAAGTAATTGTTTGATGGAAAACGAGATATGCACCATAGCCTAAACCAATCAAATAGCTGAGCCCGGTTAAAACTTTTATTGTCGGGTCAAATAAAGAATCAATTTTTGCTACCTTCATATTTTTTACGAAAACATCTTCAGTCATTTGGTGGAAACGGTCTTCATCCGCCCTTTCCTGAACATATGCCCGTATTACTCTCACTCCCGCAACTGATTCAAGCACTTTATCGTTCAAATCACCAAATGAATCTTGGGCTGCAATAAACCGCTCATGGATTTTCTTTCCGTAAATAGTCATTAAAGCCGCCATAATCGGTAATGGCAATATAGCGGCTAAAGTAAGCTTCCAACTAATGAGAAAACTCATTGTAAACAATATTGTAATCATATATATAGTTGAATCTGTTAACGTTAAGATACCAAAGCCTGCAGTTACGGAGACGGCTTTTAAATCATTGGTTGCACGAGCCATTAAATCACCCGTTCGATTTCTTTCAAAAAATGCAGGTGACATTTTAAAAAAATGCCCCATTAAACGTGAACGAAGTTTCCTCTCAACGAGGTATGCTCCGCCAAATAATTGATACATCCAAACATACGTAATACCATAACAAACAACCGTAATAAGCAATAAATAGAGTAAGTATTTTATTACGCCATCCCATGTTAAACTGCCAACATGAATATCATCAATGGCCATACCCACTAGCTTCGGCGGAATTACTTCTAAAATACCAACAATCAATAATAATAGCACTGCAATAACATACCGCTTCCACTGCTCCTTAAAAAACCAACGAAGCTTCCACAAAACTCGAAACATTTTCCCACCACCCAATTCGAAATAAAAAAATGGGCAGCTGCACTAGCAGCTGCCCATTAAACTACAACTAAAAAAAACAGTTGTAGCGAAGACAACAAAAAAGCACAGAAAAACAATACGCCTCCTGTGCTTAATCATATCAATAGTAAAGAGAGAATAAATTAGATCCAAAGCGTTGGACAGGTAGCGTGATATATAAAGTTAGTTAATTCAGTATGGTTAAAATCAATGTATATCATCACAATACCTCCCTTGCTTTCAAATATTTTGGTAATACTTTGTTAGATTACCACCAATTAAATTGTGTGTCAATTGCTAATTTTTAATTTAATATCCCATTTAAACAAATCGTTCATTTCTCTCTACAATTCTCTGATAATATTCTTCATACCACCTTAACTCTTCACCTGTTAAGGGCTCAGAAAATATTTGCTGAGACATTCCCTTAAGTGCTTTTAGAAAGCGAAGCATAACATCCTGTACCGTGATTTGAGCATCTAGTAATTCTGCAAGTGATGCCATGACTTCTGGATAAATATCCGGATAAGTCCATTTGGTTTCGATTCCTTTTCTTGCCTTTTCATAAAACTGTTGAATATGTCTAGCACGCTCCTGTCCACTTCCAGTCACACATAAATAAATTTGCACAGCTACCCCTTTTCTAATGCGCCTCTGTGAAATACCTGCAAATTTTTTTCCGTCTATACTTAAATCATAG contains:
- a CDS encoding ABC transporter ATP-binding protein, coding for MFRVLWKLRWFFKEQWKRYVIAVLLLLIVGILEVIPPKLVGMAIDDIHVGSLTWDGVIKYLLYLLLITVVCYGITYVWMYQLFGGAYLVERKLRSRLMGHFFKMSPAFFERNRTGDLMARATNDLKAVSVTAGFGILTLTDSTIYMITILFTMSFLISWKLTLAAILPLPIMAALMTIYGKKIHERFIAAQDSFGDLNDKVLESVAGVRVIRAYVQERADEDRFHQMTEDVFVKNMKVAKIDSLFDPTIKVLTGLSYLIGLGYGAYLVFHQTITLGDLVSFNVYLGMLIWPMFAIGELMNLMQRGSASLDRVEETLSASEDVKNPEKPVQVNQPNRLQFHEYNFQYPSSSVENLKNIHVDLKRGKTLGIVGKTGSGKTTFVKQLLREYEKGSGSFALSGVDISDQTKEQVRDWIGYVPQDHVLFSRTIRENILFGHPDAKEYDIQKAIDLASFRKDLELLPEGLETLVGEKGVALSGGQKQRISIARALIKNPEILILDDSLSAVDAKTETRIIENIQRERKGKTTIITTHRLSGVEHADWILVLDDGAILQEGTHETLIREEGWYLEQFQRQQLEASDSQEVLR